Proteins encoded within one genomic window of Nitrospirota bacterium:
- a CDS encoding hydrogenase expression/formation protein: KWFLATLLLPERKTNRKLVTHLFQDIMKSAQKLNITLCGGHTEISYKIDRPIVVGHMLGEVERDKLVVNSNAKPGDALLLTKRIAIEGTAIIAREKSAFIRKHLGGRFLKRAQAFIDKPGLSIVADALLANKAASIHAMHDPTEGGLSTGILELTKASGTGAVIYAEKIPYYKETEQICKLFGIHPLGLIASGSLLIALDPADTQDVVSVLAKHDIACTQIGKLTKKTAGLRLCRNGKLVRMPTFKVDEITKVL, translated from the coding sequence CAAGTGGTTCCTGGCAACACTCCTGCTCCCCGAAAGAAAGACAAACAGAAAGCTGGTCACGCACCTATTTCAAGACATTATGAAATCGGCCCAAAAACTCAACATCACCCTGTGCGGCGGACACACCGAAATTTCTTATAAGATCGACCGTCCCATTGTCGTTGGCCACATGCTGGGTGAAGTTGAAAGGGACAAGCTTGTGGTAAACTCAAATGCAAAACCAGGTGATGCTCTTTTACTCACCAAGAGGATTGCCATTGAAGGAACGGCCATTATTGCGCGTGAGAAGTCTGCATTCATCCGGAAGCATCTTGGCGGCCGGTTTCTCAAAAGGGCACAGGCATTCATTGACAAGCCCGGTTTAAGCATCGTTGCAGATGCCTTGCTGGCGAATAAAGCGGCCAGCATTCATGCCATGCATGACCCAACGGAGGGTGGACTGTCTACCGGCATTCTGGAGCTAACAAAGGCATCTGGAACGGGGGCCGTTATTTACGCAGAAAAGATCCCATACTATAAAGAGACTGAACAGATATGCAAGTTGTTCGGCATCCACCCGCTTGGCCTCATTGCGTCGGGGTCGCTGCTGATTGCACTCGATCCGGCAGACACGCAAGACGTTGTCTCCGTCCTTGCGAAGCATGATATCGCATGCACTCAGATCGGCAAGCTTACGAAGAAAACCGCGGGATTGAGGCTTTGCAGAAATGGGAAACTAGTAAGAATGCCTACCTTTAAGGTAGACGAGATCACGAAAGTTTTGTAA